A window from Ignavibacteriota bacterium encodes these proteins:
- a CDS encoding DNA polymerase III subunit alpha, with protein sequence MTLHIHSNYSILEATIPIEKLIASAKLYGEKHVALTDTNGMYGSIKFAKKASEENLNPILGVLIDDPKNKNLFAIFIAKNLKGYSTISQITTSRKIKDDFSLQKVFDENLENVIVITSSIELLQIIYQNQKLKPNLFVELIATKKNKKKTRELYNFARSKDLQIVASNPTYFFNPEDHLLQKVVTAIKKNTTLENLTEDEILDEEFYFKSPSELEKIWRNLPEAILNSKKIANMCNVDLEFAKHKFPKFDLPKGENAPNYLRKICSLGLSQRYKIITDQALLRLDKELNVIEEMGFSHYFLVVHDIVREAKLRRMRILGRGSAANSLVSYCLGFTEIDPIKHNLYFERFMNRARTSPPDIDLDFSWRERDEIVKYVYEKYGYDKVAMISTTVTFRARSAFRETAKVFGVSEREISQYSKFIPWTSAQNLVQIAEKFPESKNLNFKTEPWKTIIQIAHQLASFPHHLSIHPSGIVVTEKPITNYVPLEYAKNKGLGLIITQPDMYGIEDLGLVKIDLLSQRSLEVLKNTMNDLEEKYFRNVPLTNPTIITIDVEK encoded by the coding sequence ATGACTCTCCACATTCACTCAAATTACTCAATTCTTGAAGCAACAATTCCGATAGAAAAATTAATTGCTTCGGCAAAGTTATATGGTGAAAAACATGTTGCTCTTACCGATACAAACGGAATGTACGGTAGTATCAAATTTGCAAAAAAAGCGAGTGAAGAAAATCTCAATCCAATTTTGGGAGTGCTGATTGATGATCCTAAAAACAAAAATTTATTTGCAATATTTATTGCAAAAAATTTAAAAGGATATTCCACAATTTCTCAAATAACTACGAGCAGAAAAATTAAAGATGATTTTTCATTGCAAAAAGTTTTTGATGAAAATTTAGAAAACGTAATTGTAATTACATCTTCAATTGAACTGCTGCAAATTATTTATCAAAATCAAAAGTTAAAACCAAATTTATTTGTTGAATTAATTGCAACAAAAAAAAATAAAAAGAAAACGCGAGAACTTTATAATTTTGCAAGAAGTAAAGATTTACAAATTGTTGCTTCAAACCCGACATATTTTTTCAATCCCGAAGATCATTTGCTGCAAAAAGTTGTAACCGCAATAAAGAAAAACACAACTTTAGAAAATTTAACAGAAGATGAAATTCTTGATGAAGAATTTTATTTCAAATCTCCAAGTGAGCTTGAAAAAATTTGGCGAAACTTACCCGAAGCAATTTTAAACTCAAAAAAAATTGCAAATATGTGCAATGTGGATTTAGAATTTGCCAAACATAAATTCCCAAAATTTGATTTGCCCAAAGGTGAAAATGCTCCAAATTACTTAAGAAAAATTTGTAGTCTAGGACTTTCTCAAAGATATAAAATTATTACAGATCAAGCTTTGTTAAGATTAGATAAGGAATTAAATGTTATAGAAGAAATGGGTTTCTCGCATTATTTTCTTGTTGTGCATGATATTGTTAGAGAAGCAAAATTACGAAGAATGCGGATTCTTGGCCGCGGCTCTGCTGCAAATAGTCTTGTTTCATATTGTTTAGGTTTTACGGAAATAGATCCCATAAAACATAATTTATATTTTGAAAGATTTATGAATAGAGCAAGAACAAGTCCGCCGGATATTGATTTGGATTTTTCTTGGCGCGAACGAGATGAAATTGTAAAGTATGTTTACGAGAAATACGGTTACGATAAAGTTGCAATGATTTCTACAACTGTAACGTTTCGCGCGCGTTCTGCATTTCGTGAAACAGCAAAAGTGTTTGGAGTTTCTGAACGTGAAATTTCACAATATAGTAAATTTATTCCTTGGACAAGTGCGCAAAATCTTGTTCAAATTGCAGAAAAATTTCCGGAATCAAAAAATCTTAATTTCAAAACTGAACCTTGGAAAACCATAATACAAATTGCACATCAGCTTGCATCGTTTCCGCATCATTTAAGTATTCATCCGAGCGGAATTGTAGTAACGGAAAAACCAATCACAAATTATGTTCCGCTTGAATATGCAAAAAATAAAGGACTTGGCTTAATTATTACTCAACCGGATATGTATGGAATTGAAGATTTGGGACTTGTGAAAATTGATTTATTAAGTCAGCGTTCTTTGGAAGTTTTGAAAAATACAATGAATGATTTGGAAGAAAAATATTTTAGAAATGTTCCGTTAACCAATCCCACTATAATTACAATTGATGTAGAGAAATGA
- a CDS encoding type 1 glutamine amidotransferase — protein sequence MSQLNFLIIDGYPKSSREQFDEVGMTRAGELYAKLLLQHLPDAKYDIFYSSDPGVVLPKNEELEKYNGVLWPGCNLTVYHDHDERVTKMVDLCKDAYEIGVPQFGSCWAAQIAVYAAGGEVKPNPKGREMGLARKVFLTEEGLNHPMYEGKPPVFDGFISHDDEITRLPEGGKWLASNDFTKVQAVEVKHKKGIFWAPQYHPEYDLHEIARLIIAREEKLIKQNYFKSKDDLMIYVNDLEKIFADNSNKHLRWKYGIDDDVLNDSIRQLEFVNWLNKIVIPLTVS from the coding sequence ATGAGTCAACTGAATTTTCTAATTATTGACGGATATCCAAAATCAAGTCGTGAACAATTTGATGAAGTAGGAATGACAAGAGCTGGTGAATTGTATGCAAAATTACTTTTACAGCATTTGCCGGATGCAAAATATGATATATTTTATTCAAGTGATCCTGGTGTTGTTCTGCCGAAAAACGAGGAACTTGAAAAATATAATGGAGTTTTATGGCCTGGATGTAATTTAACTGTTTATCATGATCATGATGAAAGAGTAACAAAAATGGTTGATTTATGTAAAGATGCTTATGAAATCGGAGTTCCTCAATTTGGAAGCTGTTGGGCGGCTCAAATTGCTGTATATGCTGCCGGTGGTGAAGTTAAACCAAATCCTAAAGGCAGAGAAATGGGACTTGCGCGAAAAGTTTTTCTTACAGAAGAAGGACTTAATCATCCAATGTACGAAGGCAAACCGCCAGTTTTTGATGGTTTTATTAGTCATGATGATGAAATTACTAGATTACCAGAAGGCGGCAAATGGCTTGCTTCAAATGATTTTACAAAAGTTCAAGCAGTGGAAGTAAAACATAAAAAAGGAATTTTTTGGGCGCCACAATATCATCCGGAATATGATCTTCATGAAATTGCTCGCTTAATTATTGCAAGAGAAGAAAAACTCATTAAACAAAATTACTTTAAATCTAAAGATGATTTAATGATTTATGTAAATGATTTAGAAAAAATATTTGCTGATAATTCCAATAAACATCTACGTTGGAAATATGGAATTGATGATGATGTACTTAATGATTCTATAAGACAATTAGAATTTGTAAATTGGCTTAATAAAATTGTTATTCCATTGACTGTAAGTTGA
- a CDS encoding DUF2141 domain-containing protein produces MKILFLFLIVNISVLAQSSKLNVKIINLENRDGDISIGIFNRSENFPKRETGKMGVSIPINKSWVEHTFTNLEKGKYAVAVYHDENKNGELDRSLFGWPTEDYIFSNYAKGSFGPPSFEDASFYLKDSLTIELEFDKK; encoded by the coding sequence ATGAAAATATTATTTTTATTCCTAATCGTAAATATTTCAGTGTTGGCGCAATCGAGTAAGTTAAATGTTAAAATAATCAATCTTGAAAATAGAGATGGTGATATTTCGATAGGAATATTTAATAGATCAGAAAATTTTCCCAAAAGGGAAACGGGAAAAATGGGTGTAAGTATTCCAATTAATAAATCATGGGTTGAGCATACATTTACAAACTTAGAGAAAGGGAAGTATGCTGTTGCAGTTTATCATGATGAAAATAAAAATGGTGAATTAGATAGAAGTTTATTTGGATGGCCTACCGAAGACTATATTTTTTCTAATTATGCAAAAGGAAGTTTTGGTCCACCAAGTTTTGAAGATGCAAGTTTTTATCTTAAAGATTCCTTGACAATTGAATTAGAATTTGATAAGAAATAA